In the genome of Paenarthrobacter ilicis, the window AGTTTCGCACTCCCCTGTCCCATGGAAGGCACGGAGGGGCTGGCTGCACGCTGGCAGGACGAGGCGGGCAGGCGTTTCAGTGACCAGCATGAAAACCGCCTGGTGATTGGACTGTCCGGCCGCGACCTTGAGTTCGGACTGTCCACGGCCCGCAGCCGCCTTAACCTGGCCAACATCCTGGACGGCGCCTCCCACAGCAGCGTGGAGGTCTTCGTGGTGGGCCCGCCGCCCACTCTGGATCCCGCACGCAACAAGCGGCTCGCAGAGCTCAACACGGCGTTTGCCGACGTCACCACGCGGCGCAACCACCACTACGTGGACACGTTCTCGCCCCTGCTCAACCACGAGCAATGGCGGACGGACCTTTCTGCCAACGGCGGAACCCCCGGGCAGGCGGGCTATGGGCTGATCGCCTGGTTGGTCCTGCACCGCGGCTGGTTCCAGTGGCTTAACATAGCCCAGCCGGAGTAAAACCTCTTGGACCAGGAGGCGCAGCAACCGGCCCGGTTCGCGGCGCAGCACCCGGGTGTGCGAAACTGGAGGGCAGCTTTATTGAGTATCTATCTTTTGAAGGAGGCCAGCTATGAGCAAGCGTGCACGTAAGCGTCGTGACCGTAAGCGTGGCGGCGCGAACCACGGCAAGCGCCCCAACACCTAAGCCAGCGGCTTAGCGTCACATGCCTGAAAAGCGATGGACCCGGAAACCTTGTGGTTTCCGGGTCCATCGCATTTAAAGCAAGGGTTCAGGACGAGTCAGGCGTCAACGGCCTTGATGGAGTGAATCCTGTCAAGAATCGACGTCTTGAGGTTCTCCGGCGCGGACTCCGTGCAGGAACGCTTCACCATGGTCCTGATGAGGCACTCAAGGTCATACTGCTCGGCACACTCCCCGCAGTTGTCCAAGTGCTGCTTGATCTCCGTCAGGTCCTCGCGTGTCAACGCACCGTCGAGGTACTCGTAGATTCGTTGCATCCGTGTATCGTCG includes:
- a CDS encoding GDSL-type esterase/lipase family protein, which translates into the protein MEDRKLRIAAVGDELLAGLGDPRALGWLGRVLARTPQDTVTVESFALPCPMEGTEGLAARWQDEAGRRFSDQHENRLVIGLSGRDLEFGLSTARSRLNLANILDGASHSSVEVFVVGPPPTLDPARNKRLAELNTAFADVTTRRNHHYVDTFSPLLNHEQWRTDLSANGGTPGQAGYGLIAWLVLHRGWFQWLNIAQPE
- a CDS encoding 50S ribosomal protein bL37, coding for MSKRARKRRDRKRGGANHGKRPNT
- the rsrA gene encoding mycothiol system anti-sigma-R factor, whose translation is MSDCQGLGDCDDTRMQRIYEYLDGALTREDLTEIKQHLDNCGECAEQYDLECLIRTMVKRSCTESAPENLKTSILDRIHSIKAVDA